The Quercus lobata isolate SW786 chromosome 4, ValleyOak3.0 Primary Assembly, whole genome shotgun sequence genome segment agaaggtattattatttctttttctccactcactttttctcttcacacacaatcacacattaaaataatatatatttttttacaatgtatgaatagtaaagttgcatcaatttttttaaaatttacaaaaccgAATGGAGTGGCTTTTGGGTAGCTTAGATTGTAAAATAGCAAATGGAGGAACCAAAGGTTGGCCCGTGAACCTAAAGTTATAACTACGTCCCTGACTTCTTCCACTATTGAGTATTGACTATTGAgtaaacaaaaagcaaaaactaggaggaaaaaaaaaaaaccccacgaGTCTATAAATACTAACCAGTTTTTCATcattcctaaaaattaaactttattaaCAGTATGGAATTATTGTTGTATCTGTTTGGGTTGGTGGGCTTCCTCTTTATACAATCTTTACATGATATCATAGTAGTTGCCGACACCTTTTCTTCTACGCAGTCACTCTGCAATGAAGTTGAGAGGTCAGCGTTGTTGTGGTTTAAGGAAAGCATTGTCGTTAACAACTGTGCATCTCATGATCCTTATTCTTTCCCAAAGGTTGCATCATGGAACCTTGATGGAGTTAGTGGCGGGGATTGCTGCTCATGGGATGGGATAGAGTGTGATAAGGACAGTGGTCATGTCATCGGCCTCGACCTCAGTAGTAGCTGTCTTTATGGTTCTATCAACACCAATAGCAGCCTCTTCAGCCTTGTTCACCTCCAAAACCTTAATATGGCCTTTAATGATTTCAACAATTCAAATATCCCAGTCGGGTTGGCCAATCTTTCCATGCTAAAACATCTTAACCTCTCCAATTCATCATTTTCTGGCCAAATTCCATCACAAATTTCTGGACTGTCCAATCTGGTTTCTCTTGATCTATCTTTCAATATTGATTCATCTTACCAAAGGTTGTTGAAACTCACAAGTCCCAATTTCAGCAGCCTACTTCCAAACTTAACCCGCATTGAAAAACTTCATCTCAGTTATGTTGACATGTCATCCACAGTTCCCTCAGTCTTAAACAACTTATCTTCTTTGACCTCTCTCCATCTTGATGATTGTGGATTGCTTGGTGAATTCCCACCAGGCATTTTCCAGCTACCAAATCTGAAGTTTCTTTCTGTGCAGGGCAACGAGTATCTCACAGGCCATTTGCCCAATTTCGAACGGAACAGCACCCTTGAAGCTATAAATCTCGGAGAGACGAGTTACTCTGGCGAGTTACCAACTTCAATTGGAAACCTCAATTCCTTGAATGAATTGGAAATCTGGAGCTGCAATTTCTCTGGGCTTCTTCCATTTTCACTTGGTAACATTAGCCATCTTAAGGTTCTTGATCTTACAAACAACAGTTTTAGAGGCCAGGTCCCTTCTTCATTGGAAAACCTTTCCCAATTGACTTATTTGTCACTTTGTCAAAACAATTTCAGTGGCAGTAACTTTCCTAGGTTAGGTGAGTTGAACAAACTCAAGTATTTGATCATTTGCAACTTCAATTTAAATAGTCAGATTCCTTACCTTGCCAACTTGACCCAGCTTGATTTTTTACGCCTTTCGTCCAA includes the following:
- the LOC115985566 gene encoding receptor-like protein 6, whose translation is MELLLYLFGLVGFLFIQSLHDIIVVADTFSSTQSLCNEVERSALLWFKESIVVNNCASHDPYSFPKVASWNLDGVSGGDCCSWDGIECDKDSGHVIGLDLSSSCLYGSINTNSSLFSLVHLQNLNMAFNDFNNSNIPVGLANLSMLKHLNLSNSSFSGQIPSQISGLSNLVSLDLSFNIDSSYQRLLKLTSPNFSSLLPNLTRIEKLHLSYVDMSSTVPSVLNNLSSLTSLHLDDCGLLGEFPPGIFQLPNLKFLSVQGNEYLTGHLPNFERNSTLEAINLGETSYSGELPTSIGNLNSLNELEIWSCNFSGLLPFSLGNISHLKVLDLTNNSFRGQVPSSLENLSQLTYLSLCQNNFSGSNFPRLGELNKLKYLIICNFNLNSQIPYLANLTQLDFLRLSSNQLTGQIPSWLMNLTQLIHLDLSFNKLHGPIPSSVIQLKNLEFLHLFQNHLSGTVELDTFAKLKNLTKLHLSLNHITFLSKTSPNTTVQKFKHIGLASCNLSEFPDFLREQDELEFVDLAYNHIHGLVPKWMWNTSKENLGFVNFSHNFLTGFDQMHDVFPWPRLGILDLKSNLLQGPLPIPPASTLIYLVSNNMLSGKVSSLICSLNSLYALDLSHNHLSGTLPPCLGNFSSFLSILNLRSNNFQGMIPQVCTKKSSL